The following are encoded in a window of Phaseolus vulgaris cultivar G19833 chromosome 3, P. vulgaris v2.0, whole genome shotgun sequence genomic DNA:
- the LOC137839031 gene encoding pathogenesis-related protein 2-like has translation MAVFTFEDQTTSPVAPATLYKALVKDADNIVPKAVDSFKSVEIVEGNGGPGTIKKISFLEDGETKFVLHKIEGIDEANLGYSYSIVGGAALPETAEKITIDSKLSDGPNGGSVVKLSIKYHSKGDAPPNEDELKTGKAKSDALFKVIEAYLLANA, from the exons ATGGCTGTTTTCACCTTCGAAGACCAAACCACTTCTCCCGTGGCTCCAGCTACCCTTTACAAAGCTCTTGTGAAGGACGCCGATAACATCGTCCCAAAGGCCGTTGATTCCTTCAAGAGTGTTGAAATCGTTGAGGGCAACGGTGGCCCCGGAACCATCAAGAAGATCTCTTTCCTCGAGG ATGGGGAGACAAAGTTTGTGTTGCACAAAATAGAAGGAATAGATGAGGCAAACTTGGGATACAGCTACAGCATAGTTGGAGGTGCTGCCTTGCCAGAGACTGCAGAGAAGATCACAATCGACTCCAAACTCAGTGATGGGCCCAACGGAGGATCAGTTGTAAAGTTGAGTATAAAATACCACAGCAAAGGAGATGCTCCACCCAATGAAGATGAGCTCAAAACTGGCAAAGCCAAGAGTGATGCTCTTTTCAAGGTCATCGAGGCTTACCTTTTGGCCAATGCTTGA